The following coding sequences lie in one Micromonospora sp. R77 genomic window:
- the tpiA gene encoding triose-phosphate isomerase, with amino-acid sequence MAGFTRRPLMAGNWKMNLNHLEANLLLQKLAASLTEKQLTDVETVVLPPFTDLRTVQTAVDGDKLLIGYGAQDLSPYQSGAYTGDISGAMLAKLGCTYVTVGHSERRQYHYEDDAIVNAKVAAALANGLTPILCIGEGLEIREQLRHVPHCCDQLDGALKGLTPEQVTKVVVAYEPVWAIGTGKTATPEDAQEVCGEVRKRLVETYDQGTADQVRILYGGSVKSSNVASIMAQPDVDGALVGGASLDAEEFAKICRFPEHITR; translated from the coding sequence ATGGCGGGCTTCACCCGCCGGCCGCTGATGGCCGGCAACTGGAAGATGAACCTGAACCACCTCGAGGCGAACCTGCTGCTGCAGAAGCTCGCGGCGAGCCTCACCGAGAAGCAGCTCACCGACGTCGAGACGGTGGTCCTGCCGCCCTTCACCGACCTGCGCACCGTGCAGACCGCGGTGGACGGCGACAAGCTGCTGATCGGGTACGGCGCGCAGGACCTGTCGCCGTACCAGTCGGGGGCGTACACCGGGGACATCTCCGGTGCGATGCTGGCCAAGCTGGGCTGCACGTACGTGACGGTCGGGCACTCCGAGCGCCGGCAGTACCACTACGAGGACGACGCGATCGTCAACGCCAAGGTGGCCGCCGCGCTGGCCAACGGGCTCACCCCGATCCTCTGCATCGGCGAGGGGCTGGAGATCCGGGAGCAGCTGCGGCACGTGCCGCACTGCTGCGACCAGCTCGACGGCGCCCTGAAGGGGCTCACCCCCGAGCAGGTCACCAAGGTCGTCGTGGCGTACGAGCCGGTCTGGGCGATCGGCACCGGCAAGACGGCCACTCCGGAGGACGCCCAGGAGGTGTGCGGGGAGGTCCGCAAGCGGCTGGTCGAGACCTACGACCAGGGCACGGCGGACCAGGTCCGGATCCTCTACGGCGGTTCGGTCAAGTCCTCGAACGTCGCCTCGATCATGGCCCAGCCGGACGTGGACGGGGCCCTGGTCGGCGGTGCGAGCCTGGACGCCGAGGAGTTCGCGAAGATCTGCCGGTTCCCGGAGCACATCACCCGCTGA
- the pgk gene encoding phosphoglycerate kinase, which produces MTIRNLDDLLAEGVSGRRVLVRADLNVPLDKQTGDITDDGRIRAVLPTLSALVQAGAKVVVCSHLGRPKGAPDPQFSLRPVAGRLGELLGAPVHFASDTVGDSARATVDGLADGQVALLENLRFNSGETSKDEAERGAFADQLAAFGDAYVDDAFGAVHRKHASVFDVPARLPHVAGRLVLREVEVLGKLTGEPERPYVVVLGGSKVSDKLAVIEALLPTVDRLLIGGGMCFTFLKAQGHEVGSSLLEEEMVETCRNLLERSAGKIMLPVDVVAADAFAPDAAHDTVPADGIPSHRLGLDIGPETVAGFAAALSQAKTIFWNGPMGVFEMAAFANGTRGIAEAITKADAFSVVGGGDSAAAVRALGLDESSFGHISTGGGASLEYLEGKTLPGIAALED; this is translated from the coding sequence GTGACGATCCGCAACCTCGACGACCTGCTCGCCGAGGGGGTGTCGGGTCGGCGCGTGCTGGTGCGCGCCGACCTGAACGTCCCGCTCGACAAGCAGACCGGGGACATCACCGACGACGGCCGGATCCGGGCCGTGCTGCCCACGCTGAGCGCGCTGGTGCAGGCCGGCGCCAAGGTGGTCGTCTGCTCCCACCTGGGCCGCCCGAAGGGCGCGCCCGACCCGCAGTTCAGCCTCCGGCCGGTCGCCGGCCGGCTGGGTGAGCTGCTCGGCGCGCCGGTGCACTTCGCCTCCGACACCGTCGGCGACTCCGCCCGCGCCACCGTGGACGGGCTGGCCGACGGTCAGGTCGCGCTGCTGGAGAACCTGCGCTTCAACTCCGGCGAGACCAGCAAGGACGAGGCCGAGCGGGGCGCCTTCGCCGACCAGCTCGCCGCGTTCGGCGACGCGTACGTGGACGACGCCTTCGGCGCCGTGCACCGCAAGCACGCCAGTGTCTTCGACGTGCCCGCCCGGCTGCCGCACGTGGCCGGCCGGCTGGTGCTGCGCGAGGTCGAGGTGCTCGGCAAGCTGACCGGCGAGCCGGAGCGCCCGTACGTGGTGGTGCTCGGTGGTTCCAAGGTCTCCGACAAGCTGGCGGTGATCGAGGCCCTGCTGCCGACGGTCGACCGGCTGCTCATCGGCGGCGGGATGTGCTTCACCTTCCTCAAGGCGCAGGGCCACGAGGTGGGCTCCTCCCTGCTGGAGGAGGAGATGGTCGAGACCTGCCGTAACCTCCTGGAGCGGTCCGCGGGCAAGATCATGCTCCCGGTCGACGTGGTGGCGGCGGACGCCTTCGCCCCGGACGCCGCGCACGACACGGTGCCCGCCGACGGCATCCCCAGCCACCGGCTGGGCCTGGACATCGGCCCGGAGACGGTCGCCGGCTTCGCCGCCGCGCTGTCCCAGGCGAAGACCATCTTCTGGAACGGCCCGATGGGCGTCTTCGAGATGGCCGCCTTCGCGAACGGCACCCGGGGGATCGCCGAGGCGATCACCAAGGCCGACGCGTTCAGCGTGGTCGGCGGCGGCGACTCCGCCGCGGCGGTCCGCGCCCTGGGCCTCGACGAGTCGTCGTTCGGGCACATCTCCACCGGGGGCGGGGCGTCCCTGGAATACCTGGAGGGCAAGACCCTCCCGGGCATCGCGGCGCTGGAGGACTGA
- the gap gene encoding type I glyceraldehyde-3-phosphate dehydrogenase — MTIRVGINGFGRIGRNFFRAVLASGADIEVVAVNDLTDNATLAHLLKYDSILGRLPHEVKASADEITVGGKAIKVFEERDPAKLSWSEVGVDVVIESTGFFTDGTKAKAHIDGGAKKVIISAPAKNEDVTVVMGVNHDQYDPAKHNIISNASCTTNCLAPMAKVLNDTFGITKGLMTTIHAYTQDQNLQDAPHKDLRRARAAALNIVPTSTGAAKAIGLVLPELKGKLDGYALRVPIPTGSATDLTVEVGRETTVDEVNAALKAAAEGPLKGFLSYNEDPIVSADIVTDPSSCIFDAPLTKVIGNQVKVVGWYDNEWGYSNRLVDLVKLVGQSL, encoded by the coding sequence GTGACCATCCGGGTTGGCATCAACGGCTTCGGCCGGATCGGCCGTAACTTCTTCCGGGCAGTGCTGGCGTCCGGCGCTGACATCGAGGTCGTCGCGGTCAACGACCTGACCGACAACGCGACGCTCGCCCACCTGCTCAAGTACGACAGCATCCTGGGCCGCCTGCCGCACGAGGTGAAGGCCAGCGCCGACGAGATCACCGTGGGTGGCAAGGCCATCAAGGTGTTCGAGGAGAGGGACCCCGCCAAGCTGTCGTGGAGCGAGGTCGGCGTCGACGTCGTCATCGAGTCCACCGGGTTCTTCACCGACGGCACCAAGGCGAAGGCGCACATCGACGGCGGGGCCAAGAAGGTCATCATCTCCGCGCCGGCGAAGAACGAGGACGTCACGGTCGTCATGGGTGTGAACCACGACCAGTACGACCCGGCGAAGCACAACATCATCTCCAACGCCTCCTGCACCACCAACTGCCTGGCGCCGATGGCGAAGGTGCTGAACGACACGTTCGGCATCACCAAGGGTCTGATGACCACCATCCACGCGTACACGCAGGACCAGAACCTGCAGGACGCGCCGCACAAGGACCTGCGCCGGGCCCGGGCCGCCGCGCTGAACATCGTCCCCACCTCGACCGGCGCCGCGAAGGCGATCGGCCTGGTGCTGCCGGAGCTGAAGGGCAAGCTGGACGGTTACGCGCTGCGCGTGCCGATCCCGACCGGCTCGGCCACCGACCTGACCGTCGAGGTCGGCCGGGAGACCACGGTGGACGAGGTCAACGCCGCGCTGAAGGCCGCCGCCGAGGGCCCGCTCAAGGGCTTCCTCAGCTACAACGAGGACCCGATCGTCTCCGCCGACATCGTCACCGACCCGTCGTCGTGCATCTTCGACGCGCCGCTGACCAAGGTGATCGGCAACCAGGTCAAGGTCGTCGGCTGGTACGACAACGAGTGGGGCTACTCCAACCGCCTGGTGGACCTGGTCAAGCTGGTGGGTCAGTCGCTGTGA
- the whiA gene encoding DNA-binding protein WhiA: MAMTAAVKDELSRVDVPKPCCRRAEMAALLRFAGGLHIVSGRVVVEAELDTGAVARRLRREVAEVYGYPSEIHVLASGGLRKGSHFIVRVVKDGEALARQTGLLDVRGRPVRGLPPHVVAANVCCAVSAWRGAFMAHGSLTEPGRSSALEITCPGPESALALVGAARRIGIVAKNREVRQVDRVVVKDGDAIAALLTRIGAHSSVLAWEERRVRREVRATANRLANFDDANLRRSARAAVAAAARVTRALEILADDAPNHLTSAGRLRLEHRQASLEELGALADPPLTKDAIAGRIRRLLALADKRARDLGIPDTEAAVTPDMLVV; encoded by the coding sequence ATGGCGATGACGGCTGCGGTCAAGGACGAGCTGAGTCGGGTGGACGTGCCCAAGCCCTGCTGCCGACGGGCGGAGATGGCGGCTCTGCTGCGCTTCGCCGGCGGGCTGCACATCGTGTCGGGTCGCGTGGTGGTCGAGGCCGAGCTGGACACCGGCGCGGTGGCCCGGCGGCTGCGGCGGGAGGTCGCCGAGGTCTACGGCTACCCGAGTGAGATCCATGTGCTCGCCTCCGGCGGGCTGCGCAAGGGCAGTCATTTCATCGTCCGGGTGGTCAAGGACGGCGAGGCGCTGGCCCGCCAGACCGGGCTGCTCGACGTGCGCGGCCGGCCCGTACGCGGCCTGCCGCCGCACGTGGTCGCCGCCAACGTCTGCTGCGCCGTGTCGGCGTGGCGGGGCGCGTTCATGGCGCACGGTTCGCTGACCGAGCCGGGCCGCTCCAGCGCGCTGGAGATCACCTGCCCCGGCCCGGAGTCGGCGCTCGCGCTGGTCGGCGCTGCCCGCCGGATCGGCATCGTCGCCAAGAACCGCGAGGTCCGCCAGGTCGACCGGGTGGTGGTCAAGGACGGTGACGCGATCGCCGCGCTGCTCACCCGGATAGGAGCGCACTCCAGCGTGCTGGCCTGGGAGGAGCGCCGGGTACGCCGCGAGGTGCGGGCCACCGCGAACCGGCTGGCGAACTTCGACGACGCCAACCTGCGCCGTTCGGCCCGCGCGGCGGTCGCCGCGGCGGCCCGGGTCACCCGCGCGCTGGAGATCCTCGCCGACGACGCCCCCAACCACCTGACCTCGGCCGGCCGGCTGCGGCTGGAGCACCGGCAGGCCTCGCTGGAGGAGCTGGGCGCGCTGGCCGATCCGCCGCTGACCAAGGACGCCATCGCGGGCCGGATCCGCCGGCTGCTGGCGCTCGCCGACAAGCGGGCCCGCGACCTGGGTATCCCGGATACGGAAGCAGCCGTCACGCCCGACATGCTCGTGGTCTGA